In Calypte anna isolate BGI_N300 chromosome Z, bCalAnn1_v1.p, whole genome shotgun sequence, the following are encoded in one genomic region:
- the CCNH gene encoding cyclin-H isoform X2 translates to MKVMMGGGIGEAVAVAAMFHSSTQWRHWTFRSEEELARCRADANRKFRSKVVASGKGTACMYFKRFYLNNSVMEYHPRVIMLTCAFLACKVDEFNVSSAQFVGNLRESPVGQEKALEQILEYELLLIQQLNFHLIVHNPYRPFEGFLIDLKTRYPALENPELLRKAADDFLSRVALTDAYLLFTPSQIALTAIFSSGSRAGINMESYLSESLMTEEKTSVDKLLDMMKCMRNLIKKYELPRPEEVTALKQKLEKCHSPELSLNTNPKKRRGYEDDEYVVKKPKMDEEEWTDDDLVDTV, encoded by the exons ATGAAGGTGATGATGGGGGGCGGGATTGGTGAGGCAGTTGCAGTTGCCGCCATGTTCCACAGCAGCACGCAATGGCGGCACTGGACCTTCCGCAGCGAGGAGGAGCTGGCGCGGTGCCGGGCCGATGCCAACCGCAAGTTTCGCTCCAAAGTGGTGGCGAGCGGGAAG ggAACAGCTTGCATGTATTTTAAACGCTTTTACCTCAATAACTCAGTGATGGAGTATCATCCTCGGGTCATAAT GCTCACATGTGCATTTTTGGCCTGTAAAGTAGATGAATTTAATGTGTCCAGTGCACAGTTTGTTGGGAATCTTCGAGAAAGCCCTGTTGGACAGGAGAAGGCTCTTGAACAAATACTGGAATATGAACTACTACTTATTCAACAGCTGAACTTCCATCTTATCGTCCACAATCCCTACAGACCATTTGAGGGATTTCTAATTGATTTGAag ACTCGTTATCCAGCACTGGAGAATCCTGAACTTTTGAGGAAAGCTGCTGATGACTTCCTCAGTCGAGTGGCTCTGACAGATGCATACCTGCTCTTCACTCCCTCACAGATAGCTCTCACTGCCATATTTTCTAGTGGTTCAAGAGCAGGAATTAATATGGAAAG TTATTTGTCAGAGAGCCTcatgacagaagaaaagacatCTGTAGACAAGCTACTGGATATGATGAAAT GCATGAGAAATCTCATAAAGAAATATGAACTGCCAAGGCCTGAAGAGGTGACTGCTCTAAAGCAGAAATTAGAGAAGTGCCACAGCCCGGAGCTTTCACTTAATACAAACCC GAAGAAGAGGCGGGGATATGAAGATGATGAGTATGTTGTAAAGAAACCTAAAATGGATGAG GAAGAGTGGACAGATGATGATCTTGTGGATACTGTGTGA
- the CCNH gene encoding cyclin-H isoform X1 — MKVMMGGGIGEAVAVAAMFHSSTQWRHWTFRSEEELARCRADANRKFRSKVVASGKVQQADSVLLEPHEELAICKYYEKRLLDFCAVFKPAMPRSVVGTACMYFKRFYLNNSVMEYHPRVIMLTCAFLACKVDEFNVSSAQFVGNLRESPVGQEKALEQILEYELLLIQQLNFHLIVHNPYRPFEGFLIDLKTRYPALENPELLRKAADDFLSRVALTDAYLLFTPSQIALTAIFSSGSRAGINMESYLSESLMTEEKTSVDKLLDMMKCMRNLIKKYELPRPEEVTALKQKLEKCHSPELSLNTNPKKRRGYEDDEYVVKKPKMDEEEWTDDDLVDTV, encoded by the exons ATGAAGGTGATGATGGGGGGCGGGATTGGTGAGGCAGTTGCAGTTGCCGCCATGTTCCACAGCAGCACGCAATGGCGGCACTGGACCTTCCGCAGCGAGGAGGAGCTGGCGCGGTGCCGGGCCGATGCCAACCGCAAGTTTCGCTCCAAAGTGGTGGCGAGCGGGAAG GTCCAGCAGGCTGACTCAGTCCTTCTGGAACCCCACGAGGAGCTGGCGATATGCAAGTACTACGAGAAGCGGCTGCTGGACTTCTGCGCCGTCTTCAAGCCGGCCATGCCGAGATCCGTGGTG ggAACAGCTTGCATGTATTTTAAACGCTTTTACCTCAATAACTCAGTGATGGAGTATCATCCTCGGGTCATAAT GCTCACATGTGCATTTTTGGCCTGTAAAGTAGATGAATTTAATGTGTCCAGTGCACAGTTTGTTGGGAATCTTCGAGAAAGCCCTGTTGGACAGGAGAAGGCTCTTGAACAAATACTGGAATATGAACTACTACTTATTCAACAGCTGAACTTCCATCTTATCGTCCACAATCCCTACAGACCATTTGAGGGATTTCTAATTGATTTGAag ACTCGTTATCCAGCACTGGAGAATCCTGAACTTTTGAGGAAAGCTGCTGATGACTTCCTCAGTCGAGTGGCTCTGACAGATGCATACCTGCTCTTCACTCCCTCACAGATAGCTCTCACTGCCATATTTTCTAGTGGTTCAAGAGCAGGAATTAATATGGAAAG TTATTTGTCAGAGAGCCTcatgacagaagaaaagacatCTGTAGACAAGCTACTGGATATGATGAAAT GCATGAGAAATCTCATAAAGAAATATGAACTGCCAAGGCCTGAAGAGGTGACTGCTCTAAAGCAGAAATTAGAGAAGTGCCACAGCCCGGAGCTTTCACTTAATACAAACCC GAAGAAGAGGCGGGGATATGAAGATGATGAGTATGTTGTAAAGAAACCTAAAATGGATGAG GAAGAGTGGACAGATGATGATCTTGTGGATACTGTGTGA